A genomic region of Haliotis asinina isolate JCU_RB_2024 chromosome 1, JCU_Hal_asi_v2, whole genome shotgun sequence contains the following coding sequences:
- the LOC137257163 gene encoding mediator of RNA polymerase II transcription subunit 19-like — MMADPLRRPDQVSPKSSPRDRGSRSPAYPRQDSTGTLKTTISLGKIPSVIHTGPFYLMKDVPEPAEITGSTNLLSQYGLEHSYSKFCGKKVKEELSAFLPHLPGNIDSPGMQDNSSLRSLIEKPPIIGKELSSLAGSALSGFRLHPGPLPEQYQLLNQMTQKRKHKRKKKHKEGEKGSALQETQTENAADAEAKKVKKPRKDEDNSKDNSKKKEKKKKKKKKRHSPEHQPSATQGSEGAS; from the exons ATGATGGCTGATCCACTTCGTCGACCTGACCAAGTGTCCCCTAAGTCGAGTCCCCGTGACAGGGGGTCGCGATCCCCAGCTTACCCAAGACAAGATTCCACAGGGACCCTCAAGACAACCATAAGCCTAGGAAAAATCCCTTCAGTTATCCACACAGGACCCTTCTACTTGATGAAAGATGTACCGG AACCTGCAGAGATCACTGGAAGCACCAACTTATTGTCACAGTATGGACTTGAGCACTCCTACAGCAAGTTCTGTGGTAAGAAAGTTAAAGAAGAGCTCAGTGCATTCCTCCCTCATCTTCCTGGAAACATTGACAGTCCGGGGATGCAAGACAACAG TTCTCTCCGGTCATTGATAGAGAAGCCACCAATCATAGGCAAAGAGTTATCTTCCCTTGCTGGGTCTGCTCTTAGTGGATTTAGACTCCACCCAGGACCG CTTCCAGAGCAGTATCAGCTGTTGAACCAGATGACCCAGAAGAGGAAGCACAAGAGGAAGAAGAAGCACAAGGAAGGGGAGAAGGGAAGTGCACTTCAGGAAACCCAAA CTGAAAACGCAGCTGATGCAGAAGCAAAGAAAGTTAAGAAACCAAGGAAAGATGAAGACAACAGCAAGGACAACAGcaagaagaaggagaagaaaaagaagaaaaagaagaaa AGACACAGTCCAGAACATCAACCTTCAGCAACACAGGGAAGTGAAGGAGCTTCATGA